The Thiothrix subterranea genome has a segment encoding these proteins:
- a CDS encoding integration host factor subunit alpha yields the protein MTLTKADMVEHLFEELGLNKREAKDLVEMFFEEIRDALETGKHVKLSGFGNFMLRDKTQRPGRNPKTGEEIPVTARRVVTFRPGQKLKQRVEEYGSSDAA from the coding sequence ATAACATTAACCAAAGCCGATATGGTTGAACACCTTTTTGAAGAGTTGGGCTTAAATAAGCGCGAAGCCAAGGATCTGGTGGAAATGTTTTTTGAGGAAATCCGCGATGCGTTGGAAACCGGCAAACACGTGAAATTGTCGGGCTTTGGCAATTTTATGTTGCGCGATAAAACCCAGCGTCCAGGACGTAACCCGAAAACAGGGGAAGAAATTCCGGTAACAGCACGCCGCGTGGTGACGTTCCGTCCGGGGCAAAAACTCAAGCAGCGGGTAGAGGAATATGGAAGCAGCGACGCCGCTTAG
- a CDS encoding MerR family transcriptional regulator: MEAATPLSSQLPPIPGKRYFTIGEVSDLCGVKTHVLRYWEGEFPSLKPMKRRGNRRYYQREDVLLIRQIRGLLYEQGYTISGARQKLLDDVHTPPPAALPLESIMVNGNDVAPLVEELERILFVLNH, encoded by the coding sequence ATGGAAGCAGCGACGCCGCTTAGCAGTCAATTGCCGCCTATTCCCGGTAAACGCTATTTCACTATTGGTGAAGTGAGCGATTTGTGTGGTGTAAAAACGCACGTGTTGCGCTATTGGGAGGGCGAGTTCCCTTCGCTCAAACCGATGAAACGGCGCGGAAATCGCCGTTATTATCAGCGCGAAGATGTGTTGCTGATTCGCCAGATTCGCGGCTTATTGTATGAGCAAGGTTATACGATTAGCGGAGCGCGGCAGAAATTGCTGGATGATGTACATACGCCGCCGCCTGCTGCTTTGCCGTTGGAGTCGATTATGGTGAATGGTAACGACGTTGCGCCGCTGGTTGAGGAGTTGGAACGCATTTTGTTTGTCCTCAATCACTGA
- the kdsA gene encoding 3-deoxy-8-phosphooctulonate synthase, with protein sequence MKLCGFDVGLDQPFFLISGPCAIETEKLALETASKLKDMTTRLGIPFIYKSSFDKANRSSHNSARGVGLEAGLRILERVKTEIGVPVLTDVHEDTPMDEVASVVDVLQTPAFLCRQTNFIQMVARTGKPVNIKKGQFLAPWDMGNVVEKARATGNQQIMVCERGYSFGYNNLVSDMRSLAIMRDTQCPVVFDATHSVQLPGGQGSCSGGQREHVPVLARAAVAVGIAGLFMESHPDPANALSDGPNSWPMDRMEELLITLVELDRVIKAQKLLENTL encoded by the coding sequence ATGAAACTGTGCGGATTTGACGTAGGGCTGGATCAGCCATTTTTCCTGATTTCAGGCCCTTGTGCGATTGAAACCGAAAAGCTGGCACTGGAAACGGCGAGTAAGCTGAAGGACATGACCACCCGTTTGGGCATTCCGTTTATCTACAAATCGTCGTTCGACAAAGCTAACCGTTCGTCGCATAACAGCGCACGCGGCGTGGGCTTGGAAGCGGGTTTGCGGATTCTGGAGCGCGTCAAAACTGAGATTGGTGTGCCTGTGTTGACGGATGTGCACGAAGATACGCCGATGGATGAAGTCGCCAGCGTGGTGGATGTGTTGCAAACGCCAGCATTCTTGTGCCGCCAGACCAACTTCATCCAAATGGTGGCGCGTACTGGCAAGCCGGTGAACATTAAAAAAGGCCAGTTCCTCGCGCCGTGGGATATGGGTAACGTAGTCGAAAAAGCGCGTGCGACTGGCAATCAGCAGATTATGGTGTGCGAACGTGGTTACAGCTTCGGCTACAACAACCTTGTGTCGGATATGCGCAGTTTGGCGATTATGCGCGATACGCAATGCCCGGTGGTGTTTGATGCCACGCACTCGGTGCAATTACCGGGCGGGCAGGGCAGTTGTTCTGGCGGGCAACGCGAACACGTACCTGTGTTGGCGCGTGCGGCGGTAGCGGTCGGCATTGCTGGGCTATTCATGGAATCGCACCCCGACCCCGCCAATGCGCTGAGCGATGGCCCGAATTCATGGCCGATGGATCGCATGGAAGAATTACTGATCACGCTGGTCGAGTTGGATCGCGTCATCAAGGCACAAAAATTGCTAGAAAATACTTTGTAA
- a CDS encoding helix-turn-helix domain-containing protein — MSELIVQSFSSVWDALEDDPIQRANLKLRSALMIEIKKWYNTSSMTQAEAAKVLGTTRPRLNDVLHGKIDRCTIDRLVNMLEAAGRHVTLSIAA; from the coding sequence ATGAGTGAATTAATCGTACAAAGTTTCAGCAGCGTCTGGGATGCCTTGGAAGATGACCCCATCCAACGGGCTAACCTCAAACTGCGCTCAGCCCTAATGATCGAAATTAAGAAATGGTACAACACCAGTAGCATGACGCAAGCAGAAGCAGCCAAGGTATTGGGTACAACTCGCCCGCGCCTGAACGATGTACTGCACGGAAAAATTGACCGTTGCACCATCGACCGGCTGGTCAACATGCTGGAAGCAGCCGGTCGTCATGTGACCCTGAGCATAGCGGCATAA
- a CDS encoding type II toxin-antitoxin system RelE/ParE family toxin has translation MKIAKFIGNALETIRQFPPEAKRLAGHAIDNVQQGEMPDDWKPMATVGSGVYEIRIKTDLPKEQYRIFYVAKFEDAVYILHAFQKKTQQTAQRDIEAGRRAYQQALEEQKK, from the coding sequence TTGAAAATAGCCAAATTTATCGGCAACGCGCTGGAAACCATCCGGCAGTTTCCACCGGAGGCCAAACGGCTGGCAGGCCATGCCATCGACAATGTGCAACAGGGTGAAATGCCAGACGACTGGAAGCCGATGGCAACAGTCGGATCGGGTGTCTATGAAATCCGCATAAAAACAGACTTGCCGAAAGAACAATACCGAATTTTTTACGTTGCCAAGTTTGAAGATGCAGTTTACATCCTGCACGCTTTCCAGAAGAAAACCCAGCAGACCGCTCAGCGTGATATTGAAGCAGGTCGTAGAGCATACCAACAGGCACTAGAGGAACAGAAAAAATGA
- a CDS encoding mechanosensitive ion channel domain-containing protein has protein sequence MLTTQILFPRRWLYLILLTWLALPLHAADNEFPSERLEEISAELNTTETTFQQLEKQKRLDLNKLDSLTATAARLEQVAKTCVAQQEQQQTQTQQATDSLGEANTDEDADVKRKRQELTEQKQQLEKTLSQCRLLSLRAATLLTDTRQSRQILLKDQLFAYSYSVIDHLEVILLESGVWKTEISGLLRVLTNLPLNKTNVWIALAYGIAGLIAGLFWSIHKRRQYRETIPPIHATSPTLAAVWISLLRFLPYTLFAGLAALSLYFAPPGVPLILQFTQALLLFGISYGIMHSLLRPAGQVEGVVPATQQTGHKLYFWARLLIVTTLIGTIFHSPLLDSATQASTAPSHFVGLIRVALGTVIGFSLARLIWLMSDHFLFIQHTRLHWLAVGALLVSVSSLWLGYRNFSVFLFTGVFGTLFLLLVAWLLLKIPAEIFDGLDVGRTPWQQRLRQQLGLRSNQIVPGLLWLRLANMLVVSGGLLILSLRLWGMPEQNFTLLLTQLASGIKIGGFTLEPLRIIGGLLIVALLVSLTHVMKKNLAESWLRRTTLSRGAREAITTVSGYTGILLAILMGLSVAGIQFENLAIIAGALSVGIGFGLQNIVNNFVSGLILLFERPIRRGDWITVGTAEGYVRDISIRSTTIQTFDRSDIIVPNSQIISGQVTNMMLNDNFGRVIIPVNVAYGVDTEQVMAILQEAANAHPLVLKDRSDMKINVFFRSFSDNALNFELRCFIRDIETKARVISDLNLAIDKALRQQEIPMPFIRSEPYTWSGKTVKSQDLS, from the coding sequence ATGCTAACAACTCAAATTCTTTTCCCGCGCCGTTGGCTTTACCTGATACTGCTAACTTGGTTGGCATTGCCACTGCACGCCGCCGATAATGAATTCCCCAGCGAGCGGTTGGAGGAAATCAGCGCTGAACTCAACACCACGGAAACGACATTCCAGCAACTTGAGAAACAAAAGCGGCTCGATCTCAACAAGCTCGATAGCCTGACCGCCACGGCAGCACGTCTGGAACAAGTCGCCAAAACCTGTGTCGCGCAACAGGAACAACAACAAACCCAAACCCAACAAGCCACGGACAGTTTGGGTGAAGCCAATACCGACGAAGACGCGGACGTCAAACGCAAACGCCAAGAACTCACAGAACAAAAACAGCAGCTTGAAAAAACCTTATCCCAATGCCGCTTACTCAGCCTGCGAGCGGCTACCTTATTGACGGATACCCGCCAATCTCGACAGATTTTACTTAAAGATCAGCTATTTGCTTACAGTTACTCCGTAATCGACCACTTGGAAGTGATACTGCTGGAATCCGGCGTATGGAAAACTGAAATTAGTGGTTTATTGCGTGTATTAACCAACCTCCCCTTGAACAAAACCAATGTGTGGATCGCACTCGCTTACGGTATCGCCGGGTTGATTGCGGGGCTGTTTTGGAGTATTCACAAACGCCGTCAATACCGTGAAACAATACCGCCGATTCACGCCACCAGCCCCACGCTGGCAGCGGTGTGGATTAGTCTGTTACGCTTTTTACCTTACACCTTGTTTGCAGGCTTAGCGGCATTGTCGCTCTATTTTGCACCGCCGGGTGTACCTCTTATCTTGCAATTTACGCAAGCGTTGCTGTTATTTGGCATCAGCTACGGCATTATGCATTCGCTATTGCGCCCCGCCGGACAGGTTGAAGGCGTTGTCCCCGCGACACAGCAAACAGGACACAAATTGTATTTCTGGGCGCGACTGCTGATCGTTACCACTTTAATCGGCACAATTTTTCATTCGCCACTGCTAGATTCCGCTACGCAAGCCAGCACTGCCCCCAGCCATTTCGTGGGATTAATACGAGTTGCGCTAGGTACAGTGATTGGCTTTTCACTTGCTCGTCTCATTTGGCTCATGTCTGATCACTTTTTGTTTATCCAACACACGCGGCTGCATTGGTTGGCAGTGGGTGCGTTGCTGGTTTCTGTTAGCAGTTTATGGCTGGGCTACCGCAATTTTTCGGTATTTTTGTTTACCGGCGTCTTTGGCACGCTATTTTTGTTACTGGTGGCGTGGTTGCTACTCAAAATTCCAGCAGAAATCTTTGATGGACTGGATGTCGGGCGCACCCCTTGGCAACAACGTTTGCGGCAACAACTGGGGTTGCGCAGCAATCAAATCGTGCCCGGTTTGTTGTGGCTACGCCTTGCGAATATGCTGGTAGTTTCTGGCGGATTGCTAATTTTGTCACTGCGGCTGTGGGGGATGCCAGAGCAAAACTTTACCCTGTTGCTGACGCAACTTGCCAGCGGTATCAAGATTGGCGGCTTCACGCTGGAACCCTTGCGCATTATCGGCGGCTTGCTGATCGTCGCGCTATTGGTCAGTCTCACGCATGTGATGAAGAAAAATCTGGCAGAAAGTTGGTTACGCCGCACCACCTTGAGCCGGGGCGCACGTGAAGCGATTACTACCGTTTCGGGCTATACCGGTATTTTGCTGGCGATTTTAATGGGCTTGTCGGTAGCGGGTATTCAGTTTGAAAATCTGGCGATTATTGCGGGGGCATTATCGGTCGGGATCGGTTTTGGCTTGCAAAACATCGTCAATAATTTCGTATCTGGGTTGATTTTGCTGTTTGAACGCCCGATCCGGCGCGGCGATTGGATCACGGTAGGCACGGCGGAAGGTTATGTGCGCGACATTAGCATTCGCTCCACGACCATCCAGACCTTTGATCGTTCTGACATTATTGTACCGAACTCGCAAATCATTTCTGGGCAAGTCACCAATATGATGCTGAACGACAATTTCGGCAGAGTGATTATTCCCGTCAATGTGGCTTATGGTGTTGACACCGAACAGGTTATGGCAATATTACAAGAGGCTGCCAATGCACACCCATTGGTATTGAAAGATCGTAGTGATATGAAAATTAACGTATTCTTTCGATCATTTAGCGATAATGCACTCAATTTTGAATTACGTTGCTTTATTCGGGATATTGAAACAAAAGCCAGAGTCATCAGCGATTTGAACTTAGCGATTGATAAGGCGCTACGCCAACAAGAAATACCCATGCCTTTTATTCGCAGTGAGCCGTATACGTGGTCAGGAAAAACTGTCAAATCGCAAGATTTAAGCTAG
- a CDS encoding CTP synthase: MARYIFITGGVVSSLGKGIAAASLGAILEARGLKVTMLKLDPYINVDPGTMSPFQHGEVFVTEDGAETDLDLGHYERFVGFKASKLNNFTTGRIYQTVISKERRGEYLGATVQVIPHITDEIKRCVRAGAGDADIAMVEIGGTVGDIEAMPFMEAIRQMGVEEGRSNALFIHLTLLPYVAAAGELKTKPTQHSVKELRSIGIQPDILLCRSERPFPENERKKISLFTNVEERAVISAVDLDNIYKIPLWLHAQKLDRIVAEKFGLTNLPEADLSDWKNVVSSMEFPEAEITVAMVGKYVDLTESYKSLNEALTHAGIQTHTKVRIHYLDSERLESDDEQAFELLGKVDAILVPGGFGNRGVEGKIRAAQYARENNVPYLGICLGMQVAVIEFSRHCAGLAGAHSTEFAPDSPHPVIGLITEWQAEDGTIEKRSHDSDLGGTMRLGGQPCVLQEGSLARTTYGAAQIVERHRHRYEFNNHYRETLAKHGLILSGTSIDGNLIEMIELQDHPWFLACQFHPEFTSRPRQGHPLFSGFVSAARRYHETKTSSKRS; encoded by the coding sequence ATGGCTCGATATATTTTCATCACTGGCGGCGTGGTTTCCTCTTTAGGGAAAGGCATTGCTGCCGCCTCTCTCGGTGCAATCCTTGAAGCGCGTGGCTTAAAAGTCACGATGCTCAAACTTGACCCCTACATCAACGTCGACCCCGGTACCATGAGTCCGTTCCAACACGGCGAAGTCTTCGTCACGGAAGATGGCGCAGAAACCGACCTCGATCTGGGGCATTACGAGCGTTTTGTCGGTTTCAAAGCCAGCAAGCTCAACAACTTTACCACCGGGCGCATTTACCAGACGGTCATCAGCAAGGAACGGCGCGGCGAATACCTCGGCGCAACCGTGCAAGTGATTCCGCACATTACCGACGAAATCAAACGTTGCGTGCGTGCGGGCGCGGGTGATGCCGACATTGCGATGGTCGAAATCGGCGGCACGGTTGGCGACATCGAAGCCATGCCCTTCATGGAAGCCATCCGCCAAATGGGTGTGGAAGAAGGGCGTAGCAATGCTTTGTTTATCCACTTAACCTTGTTGCCATATGTTGCCGCAGCGGGCGAATTAAAAACCAAGCCCACCCAGCACTCGGTCAAGGAATTGCGTTCCATCGGTATCCAGCCCGATATTTTGCTGTGCCGCAGCGAACGCCCGTTCCCCGAAAACGAGCGCAAAAAGATTTCTCTGTTCACCAATGTGGAAGAACGCGCTGTCATTTCGGCGGTAGATTTGGACAATATCTACAAAATCCCCCTGTGGCTGCACGCGCAAAAATTGGATCGCATCGTTGCCGAAAAATTCGGGTTAACCAATTTGCCGGAAGCTGATCTTTCCGACTGGAAAAATGTGGTCAGCTCGATGGAATTCCCCGAAGCGGAAATCACCGTGGCGATGGTCGGCAAATACGTCGATTTGACCGAATCGTACAAATCCTTGAACGAAGCGCTGACCCACGCGGGCATCCAAACACATACCAAGGTCAGGATTCACTACCTCGATTCCGAACGCCTCGAATCCGATGACGAACAAGCCTTTGAACTCTTAGGCAAAGTCGATGCGATTCTCGTCCCCGGCGGTTTCGGTAATCGCGGTGTCGAAGGCAAAATCCGTGCAGCCCAGTATGCGCGTGAAAACAACGTGCCTTACCTCGGCATTTGCTTGGGGATGCAGGTCGCGGTCATCGAATTCTCACGCCATTGCGCAGGCTTGGCAGGCGCACACAGCACCGAATTCGCGCCCGATTCGCCACATCCCGTCATCGGTTTGATTACCGAATGGCAAGCCGAAGACGGCACGATTGAAAAGCGTTCCCACGATTCCGATCTGGGCGGCACGATGCGCCTTGGTGGGCAGCCGTGCGTGTTGCAAGAAGGCTCATTGGCACGCACCACTTACGGCGCGGCGCAAATCGTCGAACGCCATCGCCACCGTTACGAATTCAACAACCATTACCGCGAAACGTTGGCAAAGCACGGGCTGATTTTGTCCGGCACGTCCATCGACGGCAATTTGATTGAAATGATCGAATTGCAAGATCACCCGTGGTTTTTGGCTTGCCAGTTCCACCCGGAATTTACCTCGCGTCCACGCCAAGGGCATCCGCTGTTTAGCGGCTTTGTCAGCGCGGCACGCCGTTATCACGAAACCAAAACGAGCAGCAAACGATCATGA
- a CDS encoding polysaccharide lyase has product MYRYITIPLLLAILLSPPTLAASQDVRTIPTTNAAQPFELAAKLQWNPHDNQWDKVLVLYNGNPSPPTNHPVWAYLNSMQIPARAATKAGENLYYKAFHSNAFCDGNTPLTSGKPLRITFDQNTPGHYTEKDYFRAWNCPGWSMGLNNVSIVGKQEARNGQGQALRLNIPKGTSGCVNEKDCANWKPHIGAQLDSLYYSYWVKFPENFDFVRGGKLPGIGSFEPRVGGVKPNGNDGWSVRVMWDKDGKLGQYVYHPDQSKNFGDFFVWDMPPVENGQWYHIKTLVRLNTPGKRDGIITTWLNGKQVLDKRDLRFRNSSNLQIERFLFAVFFGGTGAEWAPKRDMLLYLDDFTLSATPH; this is encoded by the coding sequence ATGTACAGATATATTACCATCCCCCTGCTGCTTGCCATCCTGCTATCCCCCCCCACGCTGGCAGCGTCGCAAGACGTGCGCACCATCCCCACCACCAACGCCGCGCAACCCTTCGAGCTTGCCGCCAAGCTGCAATGGAATCCTCACGACAACCAGTGGGACAAAGTGCTAGTCCTCTACAACGGCAACCCCAGCCCACCCACTAATCACCCGGTGTGGGCATACCTCAACAGTATGCAAATCCCCGCCCGCGCCGCGACCAAAGCTGGGGAAAACCTCTACTACAAAGCCTTCCACAGCAACGCCTTCTGTGACGGCAACACCCCTCTCACCTCCGGTAAACCGCTACGCATCACCTTCGACCAAAACACCCCCGGCCATTACACCGAAAAAGACTACTTCCGCGCCTGGAACTGCCCCGGCTGGAGCATGGGCTTAAACAATGTCAGCATCGTCGGCAAGCAAGAAGCCCGCAATGGTCAAGGGCAAGCCTTACGCCTCAACATTCCCAAAGGCACATCCGGTTGCGTCAACGAAAAAGACTGCGCCAACTGGAAACCGCACATCGGTGCACAACTCGACAGCCTGTATTACTCGTACTGGGTCAAATTCCCGGAAAACTTCGACTTCGTGCGCGGCGGCAAACTCCCCGGCATAGGCAGCTTTGAACCCCGCGTCGGCGGCGTAAAACCCAATGGCAACGACGGCTGGAGCGTGCGCGTGATGTGGGACAAAGACGGCAAACTGGGGCAATACGTCTACCACCCCGACCAATCCAAAAACTTCGGCGACTTTTTCGTATGGGATATGCCCCCCGTGGAAAACGGTCAGTGGTATCACATCAAAACCTTGGTACGCCTCAACACCCCCGGCAAACGCGATGGCATTATCACCACATGGCTCAATGGCAAACAGGTGCTAGACAAACGCGACCTACGCTTCCGCAACAGCAGCAATCTCCAGATCGAACGCTTCCTGTTTGCCGTATTCTTCGGCGGCACAGGCGCAGAATGGGCACCCAAACGTGATATGCTGCTCTATCTTGACGACTTTACCCTCTCCGCTACCCCACACTGA